Sequence from the Panicum virgatum strain AP13 chromosome 5N, P.virgatum_v5, whole genome shotgun sequence genome:
AAGAACCTATCCCTATCTTCTTGTGTAATCTGAGGGCAGTGGTATCTAATGTGCCTATTTAGGTGAATGTTTTtgaggcgtcgcctaggcgacaaggcgtaGTAGAGGGTCTAGGCATCGGGGTCGCCACGACTTCACCCTGTATGGCGTCCGCCTCAAAGGtttaggcgtcgcctaggcgcgAATGGCGTCGGGCGGATGCCAAATACGAGTGGGGGCGGTAAATCGAGCACTGAGTGGGGGCGCTGGCGTGGAAAGTCGACCCCGCGTTCACGCCAGAACGAAATCTGGCGGGAATCAACCACAAAGCGCAGTAAATCTCTTGCCCGGAGGCATTAACCGCGGGTGTGGGCAGATTCACgaagggagagagggagtgggagagggagagggagaggaataGAGAAGCCAGAGACGGGAActcacggcggcggcgttttTCCATCTCCGCTTGCCGCTCTGTTCGAGTTCATCGGCCGCCCGCATCTCTCGCCAGTCCGCACCTGCTCCTGCCCGTCCGCACCTACAGCTCCTGCACATTAGGCCCTGCTCGCCCTTCTCCCTCGACCGGCCGGACCTGCAGTCGTCGGCCATCCGCACCTGTTCTCCTACCTCCATCGCCCGTCCGCCTGGTACGTTCCCTGCCACCTCTGTTCCTAGGCACTCTGTGCTGCTTTGAGTATTGTATGCACATCCCTTTGCAGGTGTGTACTCTGTGCTGACTATTGTATGCCTTGTGCCCTGCTTTTGATCTGATGATTATTGTATGCCTCGTGCTCTGCTTTTGCTCTGAATATTGTATGCCTCCTGCTCTGTTTTTTACTAATGCTGCGTGTCCTTTGCTTTGAATAATGTATGCTTGTGTTTGTATGCCTCCTGCTCTGCTTTTAGTATAATATCTGTCAGAGTCTGCTTGTGTTCTATCTTTAGTGTACACACTTTCACAGAACACAAAGCAGAAGGCACTTGCTTTGATTACTATGTTTCTTACTGATTACTCGTGCTACCTTAGCTGTGCAAATAGTTGCCCTTTTCCTAATGCTCTCGATTTCTTTTATGTAGCATCCAACAACATGGCAAGCTCAACTCAACCACATGATTATGATCCCAAGACTGATCCAGCAAGGAAAGCGAAGTCCAATGATCCTGGTTGGAAATATGTCTACTGGAAGGACCCTGCTAGGAAAGATTGGGTGACATATATCCTGTGTGGAAATGAGGCTTCAGGAGGCATAAAGAGGTTCAAGCAGCATTTGGCTGGTGGATATGGAGATACTGTCCTTTGCCCAAAAGTTAGCACTGAAATCAGGAAAAAGATGGAAGCTTACTTGCAAAAGAATAGAAGGCCTTTGTATTTGGATGGTATTGAGGAGGATGGAGAACCGGAAGATGAAGTTGTGGAGCTGTCAGCAGTAGATGcacaagcagcagcagatgcaacACGAAAAGTGGCTGCAAAAAAACTAGCAGATGCAACACGAAAAGTGGCTGCAAAAAAACTAAGTTCTGGGACAGCCACCAAGAGAAGGCATGCTATCTATCAATTCAAGGCTTCAGCACCTAGCAATGTCAATTCAACACCAAAGGCGACAGTCAGTTGTTGCTATGATTAGAAAAACACCTGAACAGGTAGTAGATCAAAGGCGTGCAAAGGGCTTTCAACCCACCATTGAGTCCGTCACAAAGACCAAGGAGGAGAAGCAATATGTGGATATGCAATGGGCACTATGGTTCATGGAGTGTGGTGTCGCCTTTAATGCAGCAAATTCAAGGCAATTTGAACTTGCTTGTGAGGCAACAGCCCAATATGGTTCAGGGTACAAGCCTCCAACTAACCAGCAGCTTGGTGAACCTTTGCTTCAAGAATGTGTTAAGGTGACAAGTGCCATGAGGAAGGACCATGAGCAGGCCTGGAAGCAATATGGTTGTACACTAATGTCAGATGGATGGACTGACATGAGAGGGCGCCACTTGATTAATTTCCTTGTGAACAGCCCTGAGGGAACGTACTTTTTGGAGTCAGTTGATGCATCAAGTGAAGTTCATAGTGCAACAATGTTAGCTGAGTTGTTACAGGAGAAGATTGAGGGCAATGTTGTTCAAGTTGTCACTGACAATGGCACTAACTACAAGGCTGCTTGTAAGATTTTGATGGATAGGATTCCCACACTGTTTTGGAGTCCATGTGTTGCGCATTGCTTGGATCTGCTGTTGGAAGAAATTGAGAACTTGAAGGCATTTAAGAAACCTATTGCACGTGCTAGACGTGTCACCACATTCATATATAGGCATGGGAGGCTTCTTAGGGGCTGTTTGTTTCCCCTCACTTTTTCTTAGCCCccgtcacatcaaaaagaatcttatcATTTAgtagtatcaaataaaatttgtttatgaaacttttttgacagagtgctaattcgcgagacggatcaaatgagcctaattaatccataatttactacagtgatgctacagtaaccattcgctaaccatGGATTACATACCTCATTAGTTtagtctcgcagtttagccccaagattctggaattagttttgtaattagacatcatttaatacttctaaatactaagattTTCTTTGATGTGATATAGTCTGAAGTTTAGcccctggaaccaaacaaccccttagTGCAATAAGGGCTCAAACAGGTGGGACTGATCTTGTTAGGGCAGCAAAGATTCGATTTGCCACATCATTTCTGACATTGAAGAGTCTGTACAAGAACAAGGATGCCTTGAGATATTGTGCTATCTACTGAGTTTTGGAACTCAATAGAAGATTGCCTAAGAGCTTTAGCCCCACTCTTAATTGTTTTGAGGGCAGCAATGAGGGCTCAATGTTTGTTAGTGAAGCATGGACTGGGAACAACTTGTATACAACTACAGCAGGTCAACAAGTGCAAGATATTGTGCTATCTACTGAGTTTTGGAACTCAATAGAAGATTGCCTAAGAGCTTTAACCCCACTCTTAATTGTTTTGAGGGCTGTTGATGGTGATGAGAAGCCTGCAATGCCAGAGGTCACAGCTCTAATGAATCATGCAAAAGAGAGGATAAAGCAAAGCTTCAATATATCAACTAAGCATGGCCTGCTCAAGAAAATCATGGAAATTATTGAGAGGCGTTGGGTGAACCAAATAGAGCATCCATTGGATAGGGCTGCACTATATTTGAACCCAGGAAAATTTTTTCCTCTTGTAAAACCTAATGATGATGCTACTATCGGGCAGCTAAGAGGTTGTTTTATTGAAGTGCTTGGAAGAATAATACCAGATGTGGAAGCACAAATGAAGATCAATAGGCAAGCCATTGAGTATGAAGAGCAACGTGGAGATGTCTTCTCAAACAAAATGGCAATGGAAAGCTATGACAAAATGAGTCATCGTAAGTGTTGTTAATCTAAGCTTGCAAATTTCAGTAACGTACTTGCATTCCAAACTCCTAATATGTGCTGTACTTTTCGTCCAGTTGATTGGTGGCGTTCTTATGGTGGCCGAGCCATTGAACTACAAAGACTTGCTAAGCGTATAGTTAGTCTTTGTGCTTCATCATCTGGTTGTGAGAGATGCTGGAGTACCTTCAATCATGTGAGGATCCTTGTGATTAACAATTTTTATTTAGATGCATACAATCTGATTTTTTGTTTTGCTTCCCATCTGATTTTTTGTTTGTAGATGCATACAAAGAAAAGGAATAGGCTGCTGCACAAGAGATTGAATGATATTGTCTTTGTTTCATACAATCGGAAAATGAGAACAAGGTTTTAGCTTATGCGTGAAAGGCAGGCAAGAAATATGACCCTTTGGTCATTGAGGAGTTCGATTGGGACAATGAATGGGCTGATTCATTGCATGTGCCCATTCCGAGTGCTCGATGGTCTGATGCTGTCGATGAGCTCACATGGCAGCATGTTGATGAAGCCACCGGTGCATCAGAAGCACTGCGGGGTCGTAATCTTCCTAGGAGAGCTACTGCTACTCAATGTTATAGTCATTCAAGAAATGTTCCTGTTCCAGCTACTGaagatggagaagaggaagatgaagaCCCACATGATGATGCGGAAGTGAGCGATTGTGAAGATGGCAATGTTCCTGCTACTGAAGAAGACAAGGCTGGTGATCCTGATGAGTTTGATGATGGATTTTGAGTGTTGATTGCTTAAACAGATATTTGCACTCCTGCTGATGGATTCTTTTGTGTCCTGCACACTTGCTGTACTTCTGTCTTGTCCTGCACTCCTGTTGTATGGCTTTGGTGTAGTTGACTTAATTAGTATGCTCTAGAGTTCAGTACTTCAGTCTAAGCTTGTGGACTATTTGAGTTGAGACAGACTATGATGTCATTTGTCATGCTCATGCATGAACTAATGCTTGCTAATTTGTTATCTTGCCTCTTGTGTATTGTTTCCTATTTAATTCTCAACAACTGATAACCTGTTTGATTGCTGAATTCTGTAATTGTCATGCAGTTTCCTTCAAGGGGGAAGGATGCTACATGGGAGAAGAGCTTTTggaaaggaaaggaaggaaCCTGGGCTCAAGAATTGGCAACAAACGAGGTATGTATGTGCTGCAATAGTATATAAAATTCTAGCTTACAATGCCTAAGCAATGCGTGTATGGCGTCTGCCACAAATGCCTACGCGTTGTGAAGGGggtcaggcgcggcgcctcgccgcggcgcctCAAAAACATTGCCAAAGACCAAAGATAATTGAGTCCTACAGTATTTGCAGAGTGCCTTTTCTATTCCATCTACTACTTCTGACTCTATGTGTTCCCAAACTCTAGCTCTTTTTTTGGATGACCGACTTGACTGGTCAGTTGACATAGACTCATGACTCTCTCCAACAAGTTCTGGAACAGCTGAAACCCCTTCCATTTCTAGCCAGTAATGGTACTGCAAGAAGCCATCAAAAAATAAAGGTTGCAGTACATACAACTCTACTAGTATATATTCAAATCAGAAAAAACTAAGCTACTGTATAGCAGTAAAAGATGCTACAAGTAAAATCAAGCTTGTGGGGGCAAAGAAGCAAGAACATAGCCATGAACTGAGTAAAATCAAGCTTGTGGGGGTAAAGGAGCAAGAATATAGCCATGAACTGAGTACCCTATGCTACCCTGCAGCATATAATTGAAACTTAGCTATTATAATTCCCAGGGAAAAGCAATAATTTCATTATCCAAGTTGCAAACGAACTGAAAACTAGTGGTTAGAAAAGAAAATCATCACTCGTGCAGTGACAGAATTATCTTTCACGTAGAAAGATAAGGACAACAGGAGGCTTCCTCTCATGATCTTTATCTACTTCAGAAGACAAATAACTTTGTTTTAACTAAAGTATCCGTTTAGATCTCTGTCATTTGCAGAAAACCATTAGGAAATGAAAGTAACATAACTGTGAACAATGAGGAACAAGGGTTTGCTATTCAGCATCGATAGATCAGGCAAGATGAAGAGGTTTGCTGTGCGGCGAGGTGTCCAGAGCAAAACAAGTGCCAAGACTCATCGTGTTAACTCCCCCATCCCCTTCCCCCCAACGATCCCCTGTTATCTCAACAACCGAACCATCTCTGACAGATGCACACCATGCCCCTAGCGCGCGCAGATACACAGGGAGGTGAGTGGCGTGTACCTCTATGCGCCGGAGACGAGCGCTGGCTGCTGCCAAGAAGAGTTGATCTTGGAGGACGAAGATAGGAATCGAAGATGAGCGCCGGCCGCCCCGTCGCAGCGGCGGGTCGAAGCCTCCTCCTCACCGGGTCTTGGAGGCGAGCAGCGGCGACCTAGCTGCGGCGGCAACGGCACCCTTATCGAACCCTAGAAGCAACCTCGCCCCGCAGCCAAATGCGACTCCTCCGACTCGAGACGAGAAAATTGGGATTTTGCCCTTATGGGAAGCGGATTTCGCTGGAATGCCATCAAAGTTGTGGGCTTCGCTGGAATGCCCTTATGAACGTTGTTCTTCACGCTAGAATGTCATTTCAGCTCATTTGATAGATTTACAAATTCTACAACCCTTTTTTTGACCTGGATGGACGGTTTTGCCCCTACCTCCATCTATCTTATGCACGGCCCCGTTAACTCCCGTTAGACCTCTTTCTCCTAGACTCTTCTCCTTGAGCTGGCTGCCAAGGGTGCAGGCCACGCCCCCAAGGCACGCCGCCTGCTCCTCGACCCCATGGCCAAGAAAAAATTCAGCATGAGTATAGAACAAATTGATTCATAGCACAAGCACATCAGAGAATCACTCTTACTCCTGTCAAAACCCTAAATTAACACTTTGCACAATCAATCATCACTTTAGGGCTTCTAAATCTCACCTCAGATCTAGACGAAGGGGATGCTGCTGTTGCCTCTGCGCTCTGTCCTGGACGCGCTCTCCCCAGGAGCCTCTGGATCTCGCGTGTAGGGGCCTGGGGGGAGTGCAGCTGCTGGGGGCAGCGTCGGCTCCTGGGGTCGGCTGCTGCTGGGGGCCGCAGCGGCTCCTTGGGGTGGCTGCCCGCGGCTCCTGGAGGCGGCAGCTGCTGGGGGCAGCCGCAGCGATTCCTTGGGCGGCGGCCTCCTAGAGACGGCGGCGAATCCTGGGGGCGGCGACCCCTGGGAGCACCGGTGGCGGCTCTGACCCTCCCCGTGAAGGGAAGATGGAGGATGAAACGGGATATATAACCCACCCGGATATATATTTGGAGATCTAACCATTTTGAGCACTCGGAAGGGGTCTGTCAGCTCATATTCCACGTGTCAACCTCGTCACGCCACTCCCACCGGCGTGAAGTACAGCCTTGTCACGCCACCCCCACTGGCGTGACAAGGTCTGACTTTAGAAAAATCATATATTTTTCATAGGTATTCGGatggagatgatttttatacaaaaattgtagctctcaacgagatctacaactttgtaattttgagttttttcatttgaagtcattaagatggttaaataatttatttaaatttttgacAGCATATTAAACACTCTTTCGGATCATCTCTAACTTGACATGTTTATCATGGTTCTACAAATTAAGTTTTATATAATGtttgatatatgaaataatatggattaaataataataataataatagttcgataagagatacaatgagaaatcaaactatATCATCATTGAGTATGGAATATAATACAACACTCTAAGTATTATTAATTATAGGTTTAACTTGTGAGTTGGTCCATGCTAATAGCGTGGCTAGTTTTGCTacgttttgtttttttattataaaTATTTTGTTGTAGTAGGCTATTTTGTTTGTTCCCCTAGAGTAGTTTATTCTTCAACCACTATACATCACTAAGTCTTATTATACATATTTTCACATTGCCTATCAAATTACGTGCATAtacattatatttattttgtacAAATCAACTCCGAAGTTACATGTGCATATGTACAACCGTTTTGCCACCACCACCTGTATGGAGACTTCTCTACTACCGTTGTGCCGAATTTCTTACGGTCCCTGACGTTGTTGGAAGCCCATATACAAATAAGCATATAAAACAATCAATAATTGTGTCATTCTTTTGCATCCATATATTATGTTGTTTTGACCCATCATCATGCCCCATCATTTTACTTCCATCTATCAGGATCAAACTGTTTTGATCCCCATTAGACGTGACATACGGCGTAGTCTTGATTGGGTGGGAAAGTCTGACGAATTTTTGTATTCGGCATGGTCTCTAtaattatattttaatttttttaattctttAATTATGAAATTAGATATTTTTCAATTGTATATGATATGGCCTCTTGAGTCAGTTTAGATCATTAgttcttcataaaatccaattgCATAAATTCTTCtcctttttagattaatgtataAATTTCTAGACCATCTCGACGAATGTGGTGACTTTTTTTTCTATAACAACACTTacttattaatatattatatatCTAGAGTGGTGGGACCATGGAGGCACCTTGAGCGATGATCTTGGCTAGCCAAACCAAGCAGTGCAATCGATAAGTGTTGCGCTGACCAAAGGAGATACAGTGAAAAGAAGGCCATAAGATGAAGAACAACAAAATACTCATTTCATCTAAACCACTTAATTACTAATATAAAACTTACACATTTGtatctttttcaaactgttatcatattttaagatcttaatctttcaaaaaaatactTGATCTAGCTTATAGCTATAATTAATATCTAGGGTGTTGCATTATATTTCATACACAAGGATGATatagtttgatttctcattttatctcttatcgaactattattatttagtccatattatttcatatatcaaacattatataaaacttaatttgtagaaccatgataaacatgtcaaattagagatgatccgatagaggtaaagtgcttaatatgctgtcaaaagtttaaatcaattatttaaccatcttaatgacttcaaatgaaaaaaaaattaaaactacaaagttgtagatctcgttgagagctacaatttttgtataaaaatcatctccatCCGAATTTGTATGAAAaagatatgatttttctaaagtcagaccttgtcacgccagcgggggtggcgtgacaaggctgtactgtcacgccggtgggagtggcgtgacaaggtTGACACGTGTAATATGAGCTGGCAGACCCCTTCTGGGCGCTCCGAAGCGTGCCAACGTGACACATCTTTTCAcgccaatgcatgtggcgcgacagcgtGTTTTTGTCACGCCACGCAGACCGGCGCGACCAAAAGGGTTAGATCTGCAAATATATATCCCGGTggattatttttaaaataaaattgaaaaataggttaaaaataaaaaaaatccggtAGTATACAGGGGAGAGGATAAGAGACATCAGTCGGGCAAAAACGTCCAGTCAGTTCAAAAAATAGAGCTACAGAATTTGTAAAAtagttaaaaagaaaaaatacaaaccttgatttcaaaataattgataactttgacttttacTATTTACACTTTGACCAATAATAACTTTTTAATTAGAAAACTACGTAAAGCTAAACAACCAACATTAGATTTGTGACAAGTACTATACCAATATAATACACTTCTACCTATACGTGCAAATATTCGTATAAAAAACACACGGTCAAACTTTGAATACTAAAGTCAAAGTTGTCAATTATTTTGAAACGGAGGTTACTAGTATTGTAACGTGAAGAACAACATTCATAAGGTTATTCTAGTGAAATTCATAACTTTGTTCCAGTAAAATCCACTTCCCATAAAGGTAAAATCCCAATTTTCTAGACTCGAGACAGGCAAAGCTGGTAGCCCTTTCCTGTTATCCACGGGTCAAACCCTTACTCGCACCCCACGGGCTGACCTAGGCAATATCTAAAATTCGGCCATTGCCAATCCTTTAAAGCACAACCTAATCCAATCATACTTTGTATCTAAAAAGCTCGtaataaattctaaatttttagCCCATGAGCTGCGAGGCCCGCAAGGCTTTTGGATTTTCATGGCCATTGTCAGGCCTAAGAGAGGATTCTGCGTTCTGCCACATGGAGCCCATTTACCAGGATTGCTAAATAATAAGCTTCCGTATATTAAAATGTTAATATGCTAAAACGTGGACATATTAAAATATAGAGTAATTTTTCAACTATATCAaatttagagtaattttttcgACTAGAATCTTGGCAAGTTGAGAATAGCACTTGGTTAGGTGGGCTAATTTTTCTCAACCAAACGTCAAAATTTATGCATTTGCCCATATTTTAATATACCAATATTTTGATATGCAAACAATGGGACCCACACTACCTTTGATTAGAAAATAAAAAGGCTATACACCAGATCAGGTCACGTAATTTAATTTACTGCACCAACAACACAAGAGACACTTCTATATAGTTGCCGAACACAGACCACCCTAAGTGAAATGTAACAAAGTTCATGGAACTTTATGATACTACTACATGTATATTTATATCCTTATTATGTGTGCCCTTCCAAAAAATGAACTTAGCCCACGAGAATGCAGTGGCGCCAGGGCGGTGGCTGTCGCCGCCGTCATTTCTTGAACAGGTCAGCCGTGAAGGTGACGCCGGTGCCGGGCAGCCAGGCGAGCCCGTCGATGAACCGCCGGACGGTGAACCGGCCGGCAACGGCGGCATCGGCGATCACGTGGTACCCGGGCCACTTCACCCGCCCCGCGACGCCCGCGTCGGGCCCGTAGTTCCCGCACTCCCTGTAGAACAGCATGGCGGCCCACTCCAGCCACCCGTGGTCCTGCACGTCGGGCTCCATGACCACCACCCGCGAGAAGGGCTTCCACGGACGGACCAGGAACGTCGGGTGCCGGGCCTCCACCACGCAGCCATGGAAGACGAAGCCCGTGTTCTGGTTCGGGTCCCTGCGGCCCTGCGCGGTGATGCTACCGGCCTggactactagaaaacaggccaaaagtcctggccaaaggtaccagctgctgttgcaaccggtactaatgtcacgcatcagtaccggctgcaaaagcagctggtacctttggccagcggcgatcaaagataaggtgtttggtaccggattaaagcatcacccggtaccaaaacttcaatataggaaccggttagtgccaccaaccggtaccaaaagcacaAGGAGGAATAGATACCGGTTGGTGTGCCTAAAGGGTGGATAATGGTACCGGATTTTACCAtggcccggtgccgccacgtgcccacaacaaatgcaccggttagtaacatcaaccggtgcctatgccttttgtttggcaccggttgttgagcaccaaccggtgcctttgagccacgcctataaataccccaacccctcccccctccaagctgccgtgaactcactgttcatggcagctgagtgaggggaggggagacgaatttttgtttttttttcaaaaaagattagttatttttctccataacttagcaattggtttttagaagcagttatcatttaatttatttgataagtgaatagtatctatttattatagttataagcattatcaattatatatttgaattcaaatttattatagtatgaatgtactatttgtacactacaatgatgtatataaatgtattgtggacctagatgagtcggcaatggatgtacatggccgatcggcgttcaaaggagttcattgatggcgtgcatgaattcatagaagcagccgagaaaca
This genomic interval carries:
- the LOC120674656 gene encoding uncharacterized protein LOC120674656, encoding MLSINSRLQHLAMSIQHQRRQSVVAMIRKTPEQVVDQRRAKGFQPTIESVTKTKEEKQYVDMQWALWFMECGVAFNAANSRQFELACEATAQYGSGYKPPTNQQLGEPLLQECVKVTSAMRKDHEQAWKQYGCTLMSDGWTDMRGRHLINFLVNSPEGTYFLESVDASSEVHSATMLAELLQEKIEGNVVQVVTDNGTNYKAACKILMDRIPTLFWSPCVAHCLDLLLEEIENLKAFKKPIARARRVTTFIYRHGRLLRGCLFPLTFS